In the Rhododendron vialii isolate Sample 1 chromosome 2a, ASM3025357v1 genome, ATGGCGTCATGTCCGGTGCTAATGCTACAGTTCTCTATGCATACATTGTCTGAAGAATCTGAAAGAATGTAGGTTCGGTTATATCAATGATTCTTTGCAACTTCCTAATAGTAACCCAAAATTGATAACCcatgattcaaaaaaaaaaaaactactacaaAGTGTCTTTCTCTCTTCACGATCACAAACATAGATTGTTCAAATGATGAGGAGTTTTAGCGAGGTTCAGTTCTTAAGAGTAAATTCGTGCAAGTGTTTAAACTGGagttgcaaaagaaaaagattcaCATAGATCCTTGGGCCATTGGCACTCCATTGTTCGTCTATGAACTCTTGGAATTCACATTTTGCTCAAGGAGATTATGGAAAAAGATTCAGAGGTAACGAGCTTTAAGGAAATGAATTAATTGCATGGATTACTCCATTAAGGGTGGCTTGCGTTCAACTCTGTGCCACTATTTGGCCAACATGTGGAGAAGCGAGAGCCAGCATACCTCTAAAGTCTCTATAGTGTGTTCACAATAAGGATTTGTAGAGGGGACAAAAGACGCAAGGGAAACATATCTTCCATTTATGAATGGAAATCCATGCTTTTTCTGGTCAATCCATGAGTCCCTCTACAAGTTTCTTGACCCAATCACAACTGTAAGGAAATTCCTCGTTGTATCTAGAGCTAACACGCACAACCACCCAagaaagggaaggaaaaaaaaaaaacctcctttGAAACCACCTTGCATAGCCACCCCAAGCTCCCCAGGAAAAGGAAGAAGGCAAACGTGAGCTAAAATGTAACATGTTACTTCTACATTACAGGCACCTAATTACGTAGAAGACACGTGACCAAATTATCAATTCACAGCGAGAAAAAGTACGAAGTGAATGCCTGGATCATCCTATGTACCTGGTACTAGGCCAACAGTGTAAGGTGATCCTGGTGGAGCATACACTGAAATGTTCTGAACTTGCACATTGCTGCATAAAATCCGTATAGTATTTTCTATCAACTCCAAATGCTTGTCGAGGTATAAACAAACTTTATAATAAAAGAACCAAATGGATAGTCGTTAGCGTTGGTCAACTCACCTGCAATATATTGGATGAATATTGAATGCGGGAGCATTAAGGAAAGTTAGGTTCGATACAACAATATCTTTGGAACCAGTAAATTCGACAAGATGAGGCCGGCTATAGTTTAATGAATGTGAGGTGAACCATTCCCACCAAACTGAGCCTTGTCCATCAATAGTTCCATTATCACCTAGTGCAATGATATAAGAATGATCACGTGAGATAAAAGTAATTAGATAACCAGAAAAAATGTTATTTAATCATTAGTCGAATTTGAAAACCCCAAGTTTGGTGGAGTACTCTACCTGTTACTACCACATCATCCAACAGATATCCATTTATTAAGCTTCTATGCCTTCCTCCCGGAAGCTCTAGACCTCGACCATAGGAAGGTAGTGGTTCAACAATTTCCCAATGAGATGCTTCCTGTCAAgcataaatattttcaaaacctATGGCTCGAAAAATTTTCTCCACTTATTGTCAACCTAATAAGCTCCACTGGATGAGTGAATTAGGAACAATGGGATTTTTTGAGGTTGGCCTAAATTGACCAGAACATGAAAAAAAGATCAGCTAAGGCCAAAATAAGAtagttgtgaaaaaaaaagagtctatCTTGTATCATTTTTTCACTTATACAGTTCGTATCaagatacgtatcgtgtatcttGAGATACGTTTGTTGGAAGAGTAGGAGTTTCGATTGTATAGTTggacaatatttttggaaaaggGAGAATATTAAAGACGAGTGGGGAAGGAGAGTATTTGTAttgcacttgattttttttttacttggtatATAATAGTTAGAACTCATCCCTATTTGTACTACTCCATGGAAGactctagtacaaagatatttccATACAAGATAAACTTTGAGGTAATTTTAGAATTACAGATCAGActaattttcacaaaaaaaaaaaaaaaaaactctagatattttacaaggatattctagagcttctagagctagatattttagagtttctaaaactagatatttatatcttttttgataatatttatcatatttgggttttgtcaattggagctttgtcaaaatactaaatttagtttatgtttCAACAACGTTAATcgtaattaaaatataattaagaagtagatacacctaataacaccaacaaactatgcttacatttaaaaaaatttaagatgcaaaatttcaagtctctcaacTGGGGCCTATTACATGGCTCTATGTTCCCtttgttaggaaaagaaaagtaagacaaaatacaatcgaagtatggttctttcttttatacaagacctacattgaggttgaatttctatcaaagggtttgaaagatgtcataattagatcaaacggTTTAATTAATGCATTTGGGATTCTGCTTCTTAAAATAAGGTCCGacttttttcaaataaggaATCGTAGGATACGTACAGAATTAGGATACGCATATAAATCGTAAAATACGCGGCCGTATCGTAGGATTTTTATACAAGAAGGATACATGATAGGATACGTATCGTTCCCTGAAGGAGACGATACAAATCGTaagatacgtatcgtgtatcgtttttaacaactatggtCAATACAAACCAAACTTGCCCACAGAAAGCATTTTTGCTAATGTTTGTGTACAAAGTATTATGATCGTGTTTGGAAGGAATTCAAATAACTCTAGTCACAGTTATTTCAAAGCCATCAATTTGAAGCTCCTAAATGCACACTCCAACTGAAGACCTAAAATGTAAGGTGAATTAACTTCATGCTTCTTGAATAAGTATTCCCTTATTTGTCAATGTTCTTTGTGATGCAGAGCAGCAGAAGTACTGGAAATCAGAACATGTTAGAAGAAAGATCAATTAGAATTAGAATAAGACCTGAGATCCAAGAATGATGGCACCTCTTGCCAAGAAGAGTGTGAGATGGCTAGTAAGATTGAAACTTCCAGTGAGCCATTTTCCCGCCGGTACATACAGCTGAGCACCGCCCTTGTCAGCAAACGACTTGAGATAGAAAATCGCATTCTGGAAAGCAAGGGTGTTCAAAGTTTTCCCATCCCCAACAGCTCCAAACTCCAGGATGGACACACTATGTGGTCTCGGTTGTAGTGTGGGCTGATATTCACATTGTCTCTCGCTCCCTTTGACATTGATTTCAATGGCATTGCTCAACGGGAGAAGTAAAAGCAATGCTGCCTAAAGGAACAAGGAAAAGACCCAAAATTCTTAGAACAAGCTTGGACGAATTTTGCTGGTAAAGGAATCAAGTTTCATTTCTACTACATAGGACGATATACAAATTgttgaaatttaaacaaaaatgagaagaaaagaaggaaagagaccaaaaaaaatagaagaactCCAGAGAAAGGAAATCAGGCAAAGCAATATAAGGCCATATTTGAGCCCAAACTAACAGCAAAATTCGAAgtcaggaaaaaagaaagaaaaatagaagaacTCCAGAGAAAGGAAATCAGGCAAGCAATATAAGGCCACGTCTTAAGCCCAAACTAACAGCAAAATTCGAagtcagaaaaaaagaaagatgaacAATATAATGGTAACTAGAAAGGAGAGGAAAAAACacaatcaaaaacaaaaataaaaccatcaacatgcatacatatatacacatatacacacgTGAGACTAATAGCAAATGTGTGCTGTCTTGGCCCTTTACGAGTAGCAAAAAGGAATTCTAATACATTAGGGCAGTATTTGGTACACTAGAATGAAGGTTAGAACGCAATGATCGTTTCTTTGTGATGCTCATTCAAGCATTTGGTTTCGTAAAAATGACAGGATGGAATTATTATTCGCCACTTTTTGTGAATGGCCATCGCCACTAGGAAGCCAAGGAATAACTGTCCCCTCCAACCTAAAGTAATTCCAGCAAACCAAACATTGCCTAGACGAAAAGGCCATACAGCATAAATTGACAGAATTCCTGTGAAAGCCgcggagagatgagggaactcgAGCCAATTTCAACAGCAACTAGAcaaaatcctcaaaaaaatgaaggaaatttTGTAAAAGCTGATTATGACACATCAACTAGTACCAAGTGAAATGAAGGAAGGGCTGAAACCaaagaactggaaaaaaaaaaaattttgagctGTTGAAACCTATCAGCCCACAAATGTGCATATGAAGTATGTTTTTCTCGTAAACAGAAAGTGCTCcaatacacacccaaatacgaATTTTATGTGAGTAAGCACTCCATTGAATCGCTTTGAATTCATTGCATTTGTATGGAAGTTCGGAACACTTGTTTCAAAGATTCATAACATCAAGACAAAAAATGTTACAAACTGAAAGTTGATATTAATAATATTTATGAATTTACGTCTCAATGTCATGACTTCCTAAACAAAAATGATGAATTCAAGACCCATGTTGTGGATTTGTATGCAAGAAGTTATGAAGTCAAGGTGATTTAAGAGGGTGTATTGTAGCATTTCCCTTAAACTTCTCATGATTTCAAAAGGCAAAACGAGCCACTGAATTAAAGGGTCCGTGGAAAATGCATTTCCTAGGACAACACCAATAGAAACAAAATTACCCAATATTGAAGAAGAAACACAGGTACTCAAACGAGTTCACAGAATAAAAAAGTGCTCTTTCTGGTAAATGGACGGCGTTAACACTAGAACTTGAAACAATGAAAGGAAACtcttccaaactcaaaattgGTAGAAACCCACAAAGGAAATCGATTGCAGATCTCAAAAGATTGCTCCTTTATTGACAATTGACTGCACcgcacatacacacacacacacacacacacacatatatatatatatatatatatgtacttatatacAGTAATTAAACCCTAGTTGAAAACAAAAATCCCTCGAAGagtggaaaaaagagagaaaatcagAAACCCAGATAGAAAAAGAAACGTACTTACTAGCATCTTCATGAGTATCGGCCTGTGCATCAGCCAAAGAGACAAGAGTGAACTCTGATGCCCAAACAGCAACAACTGCATCAGAAGCAAAAAAGCAGAGTATAAAAAAGCAGAGTAGCTTTCCGGGATTTATTAgaataccacacaaaaaccttATGCCTTTATCATATAAGTGACAAGAAAATTTATACATGGTAAGTGTAAGAGAGAGAATATTGATATAGCAATGCCAGCTTTCACAAGGGAAGGTGAAAAAGGAGAATAAGGTAATTAAAATACATGATGATTGGTAATCATCAATTAAATACTCATCAATAACGTTTTGTCGCCGACACCATTGTTTGAATTTCCTTGTAACGGACCCATTAGAGTTATAGTCTTGTAGTGAGAGAAAGAGGTGTTGctgtgggtggagagagagtgagagagagggagatggtgGAAAACAAAACACTGGAAGTGTTAAAAGAGTATGATTAgtgggagagagaagaggatGATAGAATTACCTTGGACACGGATCCACGAATAGAACGAGCCGTAAAAAAAGTGAATTTGCTATTGGGCCTTTGGTCTTGCGGCATGAGTAGGCCTAAAGGCagtgtttggtttggatctagagactttttattttttcacacgttttttaattattattcttatttttctatatCTCTCCACTCTCCACTCTCCACAATTAATAACAGTGTATTTGCCATCGTGTAGATGAGTTTACAGTCTCCACAATTAATAACAGTGTATTACATATGGCAAAAAAATTcttacaaatttaaaaaaattcaaaaatatttagtaTCTAAGTTTGATTACTTATAAGACAAGTCGATCAAAACAAACTTTAACATAGGCGATCAGGAGTTGATGGATAAgcatatgaaaattttaaatatcaCAAAACGAAGGAGCTGAGCAATAGTACGTTCGAGCTTTGTATTCAAGACATTCCACTCGGAGATAATTTGCAAATTTcgtttcaaacaaacaaaaaaaattcaaaaggtaTTCTTTATACACTGACGGTTGTAAGCAAGCCAAGCCGAGttttgtcgagctcgagctcagctcgctTACTGAACaagccaaaaacttgagctcgagtttggctcgagCCTTAAAGATCCGAGCTTagttatttactaaacaagcctctttaatcgagccggaCCTctcttaacgagccgaacttttGTCGAATGAGCCGAATTTCACTctgctcgtttactaaacgagctgaaAACTCGTCATATGCACTACTCTAATACAAGCTTTTAACGCTGCGATGCATTTCTTTTATCAACCCTAGATGCATTGTTCTCAATGAAACAAAAAGAGTGGAGATTTTGGCGACGTGAACATCTAAGGGTTGAGAAAAGCTTGTCAAGTTGGTCTTCTCATCCTCCTCCCTTAGTGAAGGCAAGAGTTCAAGTCCCATGAGGGACAAGGGCGGGGTTCAAGGTTATGAATAGTCTCTAAAATCTCTGTGAACTAACTTACTAACTCGCTAGCTCCCCGTATCCCGGTGATGTATAAAGTATGACAAAAAAACGTGGCGTTTATTGAGCAGAAGTTGCATAGCAAAATTCGTGCGACTATAGCTAAGTTGTACTACATGGTCCGCAGTTGGGGACACAGAAAAAGCTAACATGGGGTCGACCGCATGTGACACTGGATGTacttcttcctttttgtttAGTTATGCTTATCCACCCGGTTCACCATTTGATCTTTGTACCATTTGGCATTGTCCACCAAATTTTCACATCTAACATCCATTTTTcaaatgttttatttatttttaatggaCCTGGTAACGGAGAAACAACTTTACAgtcagatcaaaaaaaatttcttttacccATGTATTTGTGCAATTTTACTCTTGTGTCGGGCCAGAAATTTGTAGCTCCATGCAATTGCTTGGTGGGCTTACGTGCCCCCCATGGTCGGGTTTAATTGGAGTAGACAGATACAAAATGAGTGGAGTAACAATAATATCTCACAGTTGTAGAAACTAGAAAGAATGAAGATCATGAGCAAGTGCGTGTACACAATTTTGCTTTGAGATCGAAGGGATTTTACAGTACTCCATGCATGCATTTATACAAATTAAGTCAGTTATATTTTCATCTTTTAACATTCAATGCTATGGAAAAAAGCAACTCTTATTTATTACTTGTAGGAAGATTTTTGGCACAAGTACTGTAGGAGTATCTAGTAACTTTAATGCTATGATACTTGAACGGGGTGGTGTATCCTTGTCCAAAAATAGAATGTGACAGAGAGTTGATGTGTTGTTTTTATTGAACCAAAATTAATCCATTATGGAGATCGAGCTCACGAGAAGATTAATGATATGCACAGAGCACATGGTTGAATAACCTCAAAAGAAGAATGAGTAATCATTTAGTGGTTTTGGGCATCCCACATCGCCTAAGTATTGATGCCCTAACGCCCTCCTCAATTGACTTTAAAAAATATACTAATGTATAATGTATTACCATGACATTAAGTGACGGTGTCCCAATggcataaaataattttttaaaaaatattatgctACATGAAAGTTTTCATGAAAGAAAAATATCATTGGCCCAAATAGTAAATCGGGCCGTTGATTTCTCTTCCATGAACCATTTCGTGTATCctatcacaaaaaaaattatttacaacTTTGCGTAACCTcagccgttcaaaagtattttggatgatcCGAATTCAAAATAATCATCGCATTTTTCTTATACAAATCTGTTTTGTTCATGTATCTGTCGATGTTAAATCAAGCTACTTTTTTGCGTGGATACcattctcgacgagctctacataATGAACGATTTCGATAATTGTTGTGGACCCGGAAGGGGCCTACAAAggcccaaaactggaccggactgGAGGTTATAAATACTGGACTGGACCTTAACCCAAAAAGTTTTTCTCCTATTTACAGATGGAGATCGCATGTGAGAGATGACAGTGTGTGGAGGCAAGGGGTGGGCCCCATTCAACCATGTGTAGTGTGCCAGGCTGGAGTCAATCAGCTTGACAGAATACTCCATATAGAAACAAGAGAGGAGTTGTCTGTGTCACCCAGCCATTCATGCTCCTTTGGTCCTACCCCTGTCCCAATTTACACGCGTGATCCTGATTTTCATCATTCACCGCTTTCGATTTCTCTCATTCCCACTCCTAGTACTATTTTAGACGggtttaaggttttttttttttttgatccgcagggTTTAAGTTTGTGTTTGGATGAATAAAAGGGATCACCCGAACGCACAAGGTTCCGCTACTGCATCTGCATGGTTTGGAGAACGTTGAATGTACATAGTTCTATCCGCAAACGAATAAGTTAGTTTCGTGACTCGAACTCGTGATCTTCAGGTCACATTAAAATAATCTTGATTAGCGTTATATTCGATGGAGCCGATCTTTTATTAGATTGCCTTtaccttttaaaaaataattgatcGTTTATTTGGTAGTCAATCAATTTTGATCTGTACATTAATAATCAACTAAGCGCCGTACATATATgatttattaatttcatttaaaaaaagcAGAACCAATGTTGGTTTATTAGGAGATGTTGCCAAATTCCAATGCATCCGCATGTGATTTTGTAATGAAATTTATAAAGATATAAAAGGACATTTAAGGAGGCtaattaaatattatttttccataaaataataaaaattattggtttTCCTATAAGATTAATGAATCAAGCATGTTTTGAAGAAGCATGTATGCAATACCACGCTGGTCGTCGGCTGATCATATATATAGACCCATTAACAAAGTAAATTTGTAAAATCATCTTTCGACCAAAATCTAGTATATTTAATATAATAAACACATTTCACGAGTAAATGATCCAAATACGGCACCAAAAGGCGGATTCTACCATTCTTTCAACTATCATGATTGCCAAAAGATGATTTATCGGTGCCTTAACTTTATGATATCGAAATCGAATCGAGGCACGTGTAAACTGATTCGAATATATTATACAAGTTGGGTATTAATTTAGTTACAATAAAAATTTTCATCCATCCGTCCACGATCTACTCCTGTCAATAAATGCTCTCGATGTGGTGGGTGCATCTTGTTTATTGTCTGACATGAACCTACCCCATTTTTTGGATGCTATTAATAAATAGAGAGGGTGCAAAACATGTGTTCCTGTCCAATTACATGCGTTCCATTCTGGCCAAGGGTTTGCTCCCACATTGGAAGTGTGAGTTCGATTTCTGGGTGTGAGTTCGATTTCTGAGGGTAAGACCAACCAATCAGAAGTTGAAAGTCCATGTTAGACTATTAGTAGTCTCTGTAGTACACCGAATCTAATGATCCAAGTCCATTGAGGAGCGGGCCGAGACCAAGCTCGGCTATTTGCAAAAAAGATGGCTCAATCACGCTCGCCGACCTTCCTGAAGAAGTAAGCTCTCAGCCGTTGTTCCCTTCAGAGTAAACTCTTCAGGTTCGGCCACCCCCCGGTATGGCGGCTCCGTTGTACTTCTCACCCCGTGTCGTCCACCAGGGTCGGCGAAAAATGGGCTCAGCCACCTATTGAGTTATGTGCCCTCTCACGTGACGAAGCAGTTACGCCAAGAGATAACGATGGGAGCACATGGGGGCTACCAGCTCACACCCAAAATCAGTTGCTAGATCTACTCAGTGACGTCAGGGTGACATCACCTGACCCGTGCTAGACACATGCATGTGCTTGGGAAACAAGTCAAGGAGGCACTATAAATATCAAATGAAGAAATCCTAAAAAGTACACACGCTACACTACTTCAAAACCCTAGCCTCTTACTTGATTCTGAGCACATTCTGATCCTCTCACCGGAGGGCCTTGTCGGGCAACctcggccaggtcttagtcgtgcgttcactgtgcaggatCAAGTGAGAAGGCTAGGAAACCCACGAGCCAACGAAGGAGGATTGCAGATCaaaggatcacgggccacacagtCTCATGAGCACGTCCAGTGGTCCCTACTCCTATTTATTTCTCACTGTTTGTCGTGGATGTTGGTTCCTTGCAGCCGGCCATAGATCGATTAATCTCATCCCATTTGGGTATGGGGATACCTCCTATATATGTTGAAAATAAATGAAGAGGGATGGCACCAATTTTCAGCACTCAGTCGATTCTTGGGGTTAGACGTACTGTGAGAAAGtgatttcttttgatttttctattCTCGATATGAATGACTTGCCTTCAACCACATTGAGGAGATAATTAATTGAAGTGTACGTAAGATGACCCAAACATCGAATGcaaaggggggagagagagagagagcgcatcGAAGTATCAATGTTGAGACTTTGGGGACCCAACAAACACATAGACGTACAACGCAATTCCACCTTACATGTGGGTTGTGGCCTCTCTCCCCTGATCCCTTTTAACCATAGCAAACAAGTCAAGTCCACTTGATTTGAGTTGAGCTTGTAAGTGCTTAAATTTCGGATTTGATCACATGAACTAGTTGGTTTATTGGGTTCGACATATCAAACTATAAGAAAATTATTATCCCGTACAAATAAATATAGTTGAAAATAGCTGGAGAAAGTTTGAGAGCCGAAGATAACATGTAAAATCAGATTAAGAAATcctatttaaattagttttgaGAAATGGGAAATGAAATTACAGCTAGATCAGATCATGTAGGTTCCAGTCCAAGTTGAGCTGTTGAGGCCTCGGGCCACTGACCACTTCAGCTTGTGCCCGGACAATCCTTTAAAATGATGGTCAGAGgcttgttttgataattaatacccgccaagaatatttttagcattaacaaatgttctcaacatgtccttggcagatattaattatcaaaacacgtcatgggccgtcatttccCCCCCTTTATAACAGTTACATTACACAATCGACTTTGACCCTATATCTTTCAAAATGGAGTGATGTAATTCCGTCTCAACTCTCAATTATGTGAGTACCACACATgcataaattttttgatttgaagaaaacattttaaaagACATGAATGAGTTTACAAACTTTTTCTTTGGGATTACACTCCATTTAGCATTGTATACAAACGCCTTAACAAAGTTTAGCAAATATTTACCAATTGGTTATTGTTTTAATAGACTTTTAATTTTCTTCATAGACTTTTAacagttttctttttcattggACTACACCATTGGACGTACGTTTTAGATATTATTATTGTCATTATAACTAAAAACCTTTGTCGGTGGTCAGCATATTATACAACAAGAAAGAATGGAGACAGAGAAAAGGCATAAAGATGCACACGAAagctttttttgctttttaatttTCACACATATtagtactagtttttttttttttttgtactctgCAAAAGTTACTAGTGTTAGTGGTAGTTAGTAAGGTATGAACCACAGTCAAATGCATGAGAGTATACGGTGcctaccactccacttgcttCACACACATATTAGTTATTGAGTGAACAACTAACAAATATTAACCAACCTTCGACATACAAAATGGAACTTATTTGTATCGCGTTTTGTTTTCCAATATGAAACACACCTTAGTACATGTTACCTAACCCAGCTCTAAGATTAATGGGGCCTAAAGCGAACTTGTGAAGCCTCCAAAAGTCCCACATTGGAGGgttaaaaaaaagtgtgtgtAATATATAAGGGCAAACGTCGAACTACCGTATAAACTGAGGTTAATTTTATGAGACACTTGGTTAGACTAAGGTTTAGTAGGTCAACTGACACAGGTCGTTACAGAACTTTTCGAATGGGccctaaaatctcaaaataCTTTGCTTTGTTAGAAATAGTT is a window encoding:
- the LOC131317646 gene encoding probable polygalacturonase isoform X4, encoding MHRPILMKMLAALLLLLPLSNAIEINVKGSERQCEYQPTLQPRPHSVSILEFGAVGDGKTLNTLAFQNAIFYLKSFADKGGAQLYVPAGKWLTGSFNLTSHLTLFLARGAIILGSQEASHWEIVEPLPSYGRGLELPGGRHRSLINGYLLDDVVVTGDNGTIDGQGSVWWEWFTSHSLNYSRPHLVEFTGSKDIVVSNLTFLNAPAFNIHPIYCSNVQVQNISVYAPPGSPYTVGLVPDSSDNVCIENCSISTGHDAIALKSGWDEYGIAYGMPSTSVHIKQVYLQSFSGSALAFGSEMSGGISNVLVEHLYIYNSNCGVEFKTTKGRGGYIKEIVISDVEMKNVETAFSATGQSGFHPDDNFDPNALPIVDLITLRNVIGSNISLAGSFTGIKESPFTSICLSNISLAVTSSTTYWECSNVLGFSQLVFPEPCPDLNSSVSNSSFTCFSFLNSNAEFATL
- the LOC131317646 gene encoding probable polygalacturonase isoform X1, translating into MITNHHLLLFGHQSSLLSLWLMHRPILMKMLVTLLLLLPLSNAIEINVKGSERQCEYQPTLQPRPHSVSILEFGAVGDGKTLNTLAFQNAIFYLKSFADKGGAQLYVPAGKWLTGSFNLTSHLTLFLARGAIILGSQEASHWEIVEPLPSYGRGLELPGGRHRSLINGYLLDDVVVTGDNGTIDGQGSVWWEWFTSHSLNYSRPHLVEFTGSKDIVVSNLTFLNAPAFNIHPIYCSNVQVQNISVYAPPGSPYTVGLVPDSSDNVCIENCSISTGHDAIALKSGWDEYGIAYGMPSTSVHIKQVYLQSFSGSALAFGSEMSGGISNVLVEHLYIYNSNCGVEFKTTKGRGGYIKEIVISDVEMKNVETAFSATGQSGFHPDDNFDPNALPIVDLITLRNVIGSNISLAGSFTGIKESPFTSICLSNISLAVTSSTTYWECSNVLGFSQLVFPEPCPDLNSSVSNSSFTCFSFLNSNAEFATL
- the LOC131317646 gene encoding probable polygalacturonase isoform X5; this translates as MHRPILMKMLVTLLLLLPLSNAIEINVKGSERQCEYQPTLQPRPHSVSILEFGAVGDGKTLNTLAFQNAIFYLKSFADKGGAQLYVPAGKWLTGSFNLTSHLTLFLARGAIILGSQEASHWEIVEPLPSYGRGLELPGGRHRSLINGYLLDDVVVTGDNGTIDGQGSVWWEWFTSHSLNYSRPHLVEFTGSKDIVVSNLTFLNAPAFNIHPIYCSNVQVQNISVYAPPGSPYTVGLVPDSSDNVCIENCSISTGHDAIALKSGWDEYGIAYGMPSTSVHIKQVYLQSFSGSALAFGSEMSGGISNVLVEHLYIYNSNCGVEFKTTKGRGGYIKEIVISDVEMKNVETAFSATGQSGFHPDDNFDPNALPIVDLITLRNVIGSNISLAGSFTGIKESPFTSICLSNISLAVTSSTTYWECSNVLGFSQLVFPEPCPDLNSSVSNSSFTCFSFLNSNAEFATL
- the LOC131317646 gene encoding probable polygalacturonase isoform X2, which encodes MITNHHLLLFGHQSSLLSLWLMHRPILMKMLAALLLLLPLSNAIEINVKGSERQCEYQPTLQPRPHSVSILEFGAVGDGKTLNTLAFQNAIFYLKSFADKGGAQLYVPAGKWLTGSFNLTSHLTLFLARGAIILGSQEASHWEIVEPLPSYGRGLELPGGRHRSLINGYLLDDVVVTGDNGTIDGQGSVWWEWFTSHSLNYSRPHLVEFTGSKDIVVSNLTFLNAPAFNIHPIYCSNVQVQNISVYAPPGSPYTVGLVPDSSDNVCIENCSISTGHDAIALKSGWDEYGIAYGMPSTSVHIKQVYLQSFSGSALAFGSEMSGGISNVLVEHLYIYNSNCGVEFKTTKGRGGYIKEIVISDVEMKNVETAFSATGQSGFHPDDNFDPNALPIVDLITLRNVIGSNISLAGSFTGIKESPFTSICLSNISLAVTSSTTYWECSNVLGFSQLVFPEPCPDLNSSVSNSSFTCFSFLNSNAEFATL
- the LOC131317646 gene encoding probable polygalacturonase isoform X3 produces the protein MQLLLFGHQSSLLSLWLMHRPILMKMLAALLLLLPLSNAIEINVKGSERQCEYQPTLQPRPHSVSILEFGAVGDGKTLNTLAFQNAIFYLKSFADKGGAQLYVPAGKWLTGSFNLTSHLTLFLARGAIILGSQEASHWEIVEPLPSYGRGLELPGGRHRSLINGYLLDDVVVTGDNGTIDGQGSVWWEWFTSHSLNYSRPHLVEFTGSKDIVVSNLTFLNAPAFNIHPIYCSNVQVQNISVYAPPGSPYTVGLVPDSSDNVCIENCSISTGHDAIALKSGWDEYGIAYGMPSTSVHIKQVYLQSFSGSALAFGSEMSGGISNVLVEHLYIYNSNCGVEFKTTKGRGGYIKEIVISDVEMKNVETAFSATGQSGFHPDDNFDPNALPIVDLITLRNVIGSNISLAGSFTGIKESPFTSICLSNISLAVTSSTTYWECSNVLGFSQLVFPEPCPDLNSSVSNSSFTCFSFLNSNAEFATL